The genomic segment GAGTTGGCTTCCTCAGCGGCGTCCTCGTCGTCCGAATCAATGTCTCCGATGAGCTTCAGGTCCTCTTCGTCTCCTCCCAAAGCTCTGATCTCCTCAAGGAGATCCTCGCGGTTGAGGAGCGCGCCTTTCTTGCCCTTCACCTTGGTCGTAATGTCGTCCCGCCCGCTCGTGGACTTGTCGCGACGATGGGCGTGCTTTTTCCGTTGATGCGAGCTCTCCAATGGCTCGTCGGAGACGTGTTTGCGCTTCTTGTTATCGGTTGAGTTATCTTTGACAGCTTTGCCTAGTTTTCCCTCGATCTTGGCTGTGAGATTCGAAAATGATTCCGGGTTCAAGGACACTGGCTGTCGAGCCTTGCCGGCAGATTGCCTCTTTGGCTTGCCCATCATGTATTTCAGGTTACGACCGCAGCCAAAAGAAGAGGGAGAGTCCTGGATAAATGATTGAAGAACACAATAACGAACCGTGTGAAGGTGAGAAAAATCCCCTGTATTACACCAAAATGTACAAGAAGCAGAACCTGCAATGCAGCGAGGAAAGGTTGTcgcaagaaaaaaaaaaggcattGAGAGCCAGGAGTGGGGTCAACTTTCTTATCGATAAGCAGGGACGGCAACGTGACGGGACCTGAGGTGGTCGAAGTCTTGGTCGAGCCTCCCGGTctaggtacggatacctccTTAAGTGGAACGGTAAACCCAATTGAATGTTACCAATCTATATTGTCATCTCCAACTTGGAGTACCCAAGGCAACTCGGAGTAAGGTAATAACGCTATAAATTCGGGTCGCGCATCCATCTGGCCCCGTCTACCTAGGTAAGCCAATTTGTCGCTAATAGCCCTCTCATCCAAAGTAATCCAAGATTGTGGTCAAACAAAATTTGACGTAGCCTCCATCACCTGGCCTCTTGTGACCCCAATAAGAGTAGATCTTGTCTTCGCGCCAATCTCACTAATCAATTGTCCATTGCCAGCCTGTGCCATTTGCTGATTCCCGATTGACAATTCCTCAAGCGGCCAGCTCGTTCAAGGGTTGATCAATCACCACTATCATCCCATCTTGGTGGAGGCTTTCAAGGTGAAGATATTGGTCATCGCTACTGAACCAGCAACTCACTTGAGAGTGTTGGTCAGCGAACGTGTTCCAGAGTTACCTCGTCAGCTGGCGTACTTACTTTCGACGGCAACATGTCTTTCAGTCGCGCATGGAGACTCCCTATCTTGTCGACGCCTCATAGCACGAAGGCAAGCCATGGCAACTTACCGTTCAATGGCAGTAGCCAGGTAGGTACACATATGCCTTTGAAGCAATAAACTCATATGACATTGCTTACATGCCATCAGTCATTCAGCCGCGGCTACCGCGCTGGTAGCACCAGGAATCGACTGTCAACTGTTTGGGTCCCTACCGGAGGAATGACACCTGAACGAGGCGAAGGTAGGTCTATCGCATGCTGCCTATCTCGATTGTCAGCATGCTCAATTCAGAAACTCAGGCGCCTATGAAAAGCTTGTTCGTGCCGGATTCTTGCGACAGGTAGGTGATTCGGTGAAGGGGTATTGAGATGGGAGATTTTGCTCATTCCTCATATTTCAGTCACACTCTGGCATTTTCCATCTACTTCCTCTTGGCCAGCGTGTCCAACGGAAACTCGAGGGCGTCATTGACTATTACATGCAAGAACTCGGTAAGTTTTCTCGTACACCTCGGTTGCCGGCCGCTGCCATTTACTGACGTCTGCCACAGGAGCCTCGAGAGTAGCTCTGTCAACCATTACGTCCAAGGACCTCTGGGAGAGGAGTGGCCGTCTTACACAACTAGAGGCTGAGGTCAGTGCATGCTGTCTCAAAAACCTTGATCCTACGGCTGACTGGCAAAGCTCTTCGGCTTCGAGGACCGCAAAGGGTCCAAATACATGCTGTCGCCCACCCACGAAGAAGAGATTACTACTCTAGTGGCGAAGACTGTGAAATCCTACAAAGAACTGCCCCTTCGCCTCTATCAGATCAGTGAGCACAGAAACTTCACAGACCTCGTTTGCAACCCAATAACTCATGTTGAAATCACTAGCGCGCAAATTCCGTGACGAACTTCGTCCGCGCCATGGACTACTAAGAACCCGCGAGTTCACCATGAAGGACCTCTATACTTTTGACGTCTCCGCGAATTCGGCCTTAGAGACCTATAAGAAGGTCCAGTCGGCATACACCGGCGTTTTCAAAGCACTGAAGCTGCCGGTGAAAGTAGCCAAAGCGAGCTCCGGCGACATGGGAGGTGATCTGAGCCATGAGTATCACTTGCCCACCTCAATTGGGGAGGACACTCTGGTCACCTGCAATACTTGTAGCTACGCTGCTAACGCCGAGGTCGCCGAGCCAAGGACAGCGGCCGTCGACAGCACAGGACCATGCGGTCTGACTGAAGCCCCAAGTCCTGCATCTGCTTCAATAAGGGTGTGGCGAGGCATCAGTAAAGACCGCAAGACCTTGGTGAATGCCTGGTATCCAGGCCGAAGCCAGGATGAATCTAACGGAGAGAAAGATCTCAGGATTTCGGCCATCAAGACAATTGTCGCTGATCTGGACGCAAGCACTGAGAATGCCGTATCACTGTGGCGGGCAGCTATTACATCAACGAGTTCTAGCACGGACACTGCGGCCACCCGGCCCCAGATCATTAACGTCATACACTCCACATTGACCAGCAACCTAGAAGAGGTTCTACGAGAAGAAAGTAAATCATCGCCTTTGTCAGGGTTGGATGTTCCCGAAGATGGAGTAGACTCAACCATCATTACCAGAACTCAAGTTGGACAACCAATCCACCTGCTCGCGGCTCGCGATGGTGACAGATGCCCTTGCTGCGACAGTGGCGTTCTCGAGCTGCAGAAGGCTCTGGAGCTTGGGCACACATTCTACCTAGGAACTCGATACTCGGAGCCACTCGATGCAACAGTATCCGTACCAACTCGTGCGAATTCAAGTCAGCACGATGGTCAGCCAGCTTTGGCTGAGGAAAAGACACCTATGCAGATGGGGTGCCATGGAATTGGCGTCTCCCGACTCATAGGGGCCGTAGCTGAGCATCTGACAGACACGAAGGGCCTACAATGGCCGCGCGTGATTGCCCCTTACGAAGTCGTGGTGATTTCCACTCCTACTCTAGCTGAAGATGCTAGTCAAGTGTATGATGAGATCGCCACAGGGGGCATTGACACGGTGCTGGATGATAGGTCGGCGTCCTTCGGTTGGAAGCTGAATGACGCAGACTTGGTAGGTTATCCAGTCCTAGTCATACTGGGTAAAGTATGGAAAGAGACAGGTAATTGTGAGGTCCAATGCCGCAGATTCGGGATCAAAGAAATGGTCCCGCTTAGAGAGCTACGCCAGCGTGTGGCAGAGTTGCTCGAACAGCTCTGAGCAGAATGAAGACCGCTAGGACGTCTCGTTGAGGCGCCCGCGACGCGGCGTGTACAAGGCATTCATGTACCTCCAAATCAGATGTCCTACCATCGTAGAAAATAGGAAATCACCTCCAATAGCTCGTTTTAATGTCACAGCTAAAAGGTATGTCCATTGCTGTCGAAGCATCAGGGACCCGGCAACCTCTCTCTATCTACTGATCTTACCAAACTCGATGTGAGTTGGGTGACATGCGAAGGCGGCCTGCCCAGACATGTCCTGCGCGGTGTGGGGCGGTCACGTGTATAGCCACCCGAGAAGTGCGACAAATGCTGTCAATAATATGGGAAGGAGTGGTGTTAATGAACGACAACCAAGTAGTCAGGCCTTGCTTCAAACCTCAGTCCCCTCCCGAGAGTTTGACACAGCATCGGGTCTCAATCACATCAGCAACCCGAAGTTTATCTTTTTGCCCTTTTGTCCGAAGTGGGCCTTCACCGTCGCCTAGGGTTCGGTACTAAGCAGGGACTCATACTCACTTCAATCATCTATCCCGACGACTTTGTTCGCCCGCAAGCCTGTTTAATCAACCATGGCCGCTCAGGGTTCCGAGAGTAGTGAGTATTTCCGGTTGAGATTCCGCCATCTCCTCATGAAGATCAGGTATACATCGTCGATTTCCGTGCTGACTCGGCTCCACAGTCAATCTGGAGACGCTGGACACACAGCAACTCAGTCAGGTCAAGAAGCAATTGGAAGAAGAACTCGAGCACTTGACAAACTCGTTCGCCCAGCTACACAGCGCACAATCCAGGTTCAAGGAGTGCCTTCGGTGTGTCAAGGCCAGGCCTGGTGCTGGCGATGGTATGCAGGCCCCCAACTGTCCCGTCTTATCAGTAGCCAGCCGAGTTAACATTTCTCCAGGCGACAAATCTGTCCTAGTGCCGCTAACCAACTCCCTCTACGTACGTGGGGAGCTTTCGGATCCAAAGCACGTCATCGTCGACGTAGGCACAGGATTCTACGTCGAGAAGGTATGATCATCAAGCCCGAGGTTCGGTCTGACCTCTGACCATTGTGTGTGTTAACGGTTACGCAGGATACCGAGTCTGCCGAACGTTTCTACGAAGCCAAGGTTCAGAATTTGATGAATAACATTCAGGACCTCGAGGTGATCGTGCAGCGGAAAACGCTAAATGTGCGAAGTGTCGAGGATGGTAAGTTCCACATGTCCCTAGGAAACACAACTGGGCAATGGGCAGCATGGTTAAGAATATACTAACGGATCGTGTGTAACTAATAGTACTAAGGCAGAAGGTTTTACAAAGCCAAATAgcataagtagtaatagggtGGTATTATGAAAAATAgaatactataactattatataaaaatagaaccgtaattattattgCGGCACTAggtactaaataatatagttattattgagtaaacgtaagtatagttaataatattatataaaggaacTTTTTTTTTGAAGTGCTACgtacgttttatatataaactacatTTTTAGGACGTATAGCTCTAACGAGGTATTAcgggatatttttataaaagaatataaaaaataaatatttatattaaaataaaaatatataaatatagggatccctttagggtccggtccgccttattaagggctatcTTCGCTTTtgtaaataagctaatttccctttagggtccggccCGCCTTATTAGGGCTAACtttacccttataaataagttagtttactaaggttaatactaagtttttattatttattttttatttctacttttactagctactcgggcgattcttaatattgattatatagtattaatatatagtattaataaatactcttattattttaataaacatttttttttttttctacttttttaactttcccttttataaagtttataactacggattattaataataatattaagtacttaatactactattttataaacttattactataatagattcgggatgcggccggtaataggacgccgataacttagcgactagtatacggatcttattataaaagaactttttaaaaagtaaagcccttataaaagactttataagctttagtcttataatatacttatatttatattataacctcgctagttaagtacttatagcctaatttcttataattctaaagcttttacttttatagagtaattagtataaataataatagattataaaaacgaacggaatattaataaaacgatgcttagttattaataaagagccattagtactaacgagctatagctatccGGAGTTAACTACTCGACcctattctatttaaaagaataagcttattatagggcgagtcctatttaaatactagcgtttatagaagagctaaataaagaagataatTAGAATAGATTACCCTTACGGGCtagttaccttattaataccctaaagaCCCTATCCGttataaacggggcgtttattagcgaccgattattaaatatacgaggttAAAGCGCGCATAAAGGCGCGGGTAATACTAAAACGgctagtttagtaaaccctataggcctaataataacctacttctataaaacgataaaaataataattaaaaatcgaaactaaaaatagtattaatataaagagcttatttaatagcttaccgAGCGGCTGGTAACGCGTCTAAGTTAACGAAAATACGAaaagcctcctttttataactataaactaattaaaaaaaagtctataagtacctaagtagtagactaaattattattatagaaataggtaataagcttcgcgcagaaagtactataaaatagtatattaaataggccctatttaaaatatccctattattataaacgtaataatataattataaaaagagcctctaagatcccctctcttagggcgactttttagcgtttattcgttaataatacgtaaacccCGAGACTTAGGAACGGGAATACCGTAAAGAGCTAAGGacgaaaaggctaaaaaagggctagaccCTTACTTAGTTCCtcgctaagtaattagtaatctattataacctaggtataaaaaatatagagaattcgaaagtaaaagtatactagttcttttttagactactatcttagctataggacgatttaatttattataaagtcttaattaaaagagtacgtaatatagcctacgaggctaataaactatagttattaaattagtaaaagggtagcgactagttataaaaggacagtaaaaagaggctatatttattattaaagtaaccgTATCGAatatcctctttttataaaaaaaagagtagggaGAGCTCTAAAGGGCTAAGCTCTAGGgacttattaagagtaatattataaaagctatataataagaatactcgtaccgagctattataaaagcgtcgtaatagcgatattaagtactttatatataataaaataagctatatatttaataagtactaaaaaaataagttaagaagtaggggtaataataagccgacgtacccctaattaaagctaacgttaataactatttaacggGTTATTACcgagctaagagttatagaagtcgacttattaaaaaacgagtaagtataagtaatatacttaatacgcttacgctaagtattaaaaaagtactaataagaataactacgaagggtagggtaatagttctataaaatatcgctaaaaggctagtaaaagttaatataaatatatactccgaaatagatattattagtactaggctcgtaacctacttagggttaaccttaattactattatagctcccttattaagggacttttagggtaaagccgtaggctagggaaaagcttactaattaacgctcttttttattaattactataagtagctaaagaagatttagtaactatttaccgtagttaataaggataaaaaataGCAGACctcctattattataactattaataagctaagagggtcttcgtattaatatagcaacgaatatatagtcgTACGAGCCtatcttaattactaaactaaaaataatagctcgtaatatcgttaagaattataagagggtatatatattatatattactattataaaaagtatcgcGGGGGTAATAGAGACTAAACTACGAGGGggtctattactaaaactttaattagaaataaagacgtttaacgagtagttagtaaagggaccgtagttatataataaaataaaacactttattaacctagttctaagtactaaactactatatagtcctatctatccgttaaataagaaataacttaataagcttcgcacgtatattactaaaaacctagcgaacggtcgtattatacttttagttagtaaggctaaAGTACTAATCCtcttcgtattaaaaaaggacggtACGCTACGcctctatataaactactgcgggctaaataaaataactataaaaaatcgatacctactactacttattaacgagctcctaaataggcttcgtagagcaaaatagatcttaaaaatagatattagggATACCTACTACCgtatctaaattaaaaaaaaagattaataaaaaatagcgttcTAGAGACGATACGGTTACTtcgaatatattattatacttttcgggctaacgaacgtacttataacgttctaagtatatatttactaagcgctcgccgacttactaaatacttattatatagtatatataaataatttaataatctacttaataataaaagagtagtatacggaggatattaaaaaggtcctccgacgtttacgtttatacgggctttttattaaactatcgaAGTACTCgttctattaaaagagggtcgagttcttaagttatattattatattaaaaagaatcgaaattaactcgttataagtacgaacgatcgctaattaaaaagcgctagagtctattagggatatctaagtattcctagggttctataacttttattaaaagtttattattaaatacttaggtatCGTTATAccgataataatattactaaaaataaaaaaggggtaaataagggacttttaatagactaa from the Colletotrichum lupini chromosome 3, complete sequence genome contains:
- a CDS encoding prolyl-tRNA synthetase produces the protein MYKKQNLQCSEERDGNVTGPEVVEVLVEPPGLGTDTSLSGTVNPIECYQSILSSPTWSTQGNSDLHHLASCDPNKSRSCLRANLTNQLSIASLGQLVQGLINHHYHPILVEAFKVKILVIATEPATHLRVRAWRLPILSTPHSTKASHGNLPFNGSSQSFSRGYRAGSTRNRLSTVWVPTGGMTPERGEGAYEKLVRAGFLRQSHSGIFHLLPLGQRVQRKLEGVIDYYMQELGASRVALSTITSKDLWERSGRLTQLEAELFGFEDRKGSKYMLSPTHEEEITTLVAKTVKSYKELPLRLYQITRKFRDELRPRHGLLRTREFTMKDLYTFDVSANSALETYKKVQSAYTGVFKALKLPVKVAKASSGDMGGDLSHEYHLPTSIGEDTLVTCNTCSYAANAEVAEPRTAAVDSTGPCGLTEAPSPASASIRVWRGISKDRKTLVNAWYPGRSQDESNGEKDLRISAIKTIVADLDASTENAVSLWRAAITSTSSSTDTAATRPQIINVIHSTLTSNLEEVLREESKSSPLSGLDVPEDGVDSTIITRTQVGQPIHLLAARDGDRCPCCDSGVLELQKALELGHTFYLGTRYSEPLDATVSVPTRANSSQHDGQPALAEEKTPMQMGCHGIGVSRLIGAVAEHLTDTKGLQWPRVIAPYEVVVISTPTLAEDASQVYDEIATGGIDTVLDDRSASFGWKLNDADLVGYPVLVILGKVWKETGNCEVQCRRFGIKEMDVSLRRPRRGVYKAFMYLQIRCPTIGPGNLSLSTDLTKLDAACPDMSCAVWGGHVYSHPRSATNAVNNMGRSGVNERQPSSQALLQTSVPSREFDTASGLNHISNPKFIFLPFCPKWAFTVA
- a CDS encoding prefoldin; this encodes MAAQGSESINLETLDTQQLSQVKKQLEEELEHLTNSFAQLHSAQSRFKECLRCVKARPGAGDGMQAPNCPVLSVASRVNISPGDKSVLVPLTNSLYVRGELSDPKHVIVDVGTGFYVEKDTESAERFYEAKVQNLMNNIQDLEVIVQRKTLNVRSVEDVLRQKVLQSQIA